TCTGTCCTTACGCTCAAACTTAACAATACCGTCTATAAGTGCAAAGAGTGTATCATCTCCACCCCTGCCAACATTAAGGCCTGGATGGAATTTTGTTCCCCTCTGTCTGACTATTACATTGCCAGCCTTGACGATCTGTCCACCGAAGACCTTAACACCAAGTCTCTTTGCCTGGCTGTCACGGCCATTTCTAGAGCTTCCAACACCTTTTTTATGTGCCATGGATTAACCTCCTATTATCTCTTTGATTTTAATATAAGTATACAGCTGCCTGTGACCTCTCAATTTTTTGTGATATTTTCTGGGTATCTTTTTAAAAACAAGTATCTTTTTATCCTTTTTTGTATCAATAACCTCTGCCTTTACTGAAGCACCCTCAATATATGGTTTTCCAAGTATTAACTCACCGCTATCCTTCGAAATGGCAAGAACCTTGTCAATGGTAATCTCCTGAGCCTTTTCTGCATCAAGTTTCTCCACCTTTATGGTCATATTGGGAGAAACCTTAAACTGATGTCCACCGGTCTCTATTATTGCGTACACCTGAGCCTCCTTTTAAAAGAACTTTAATGCTAATTGAGGTTTATTTTATTTAAATACATTGACTCAAAAAATGTCAAGTTTTATACTCATTTATGAACCTGAATCATCTCAAAGACTTTTTAGAAAAGGTCTGCTACAACTTTGATTATCCAAAACGGCTTCTCAATGACCCTGTAGAATTTCCTCACAGATACAGAGAAAAAGAGGATATAGAAGTTGCAGGTTTCCTGTCAGCCCTCTTTGCATACGGAAGGGTTGAACTCTTTAAGCCAGTTATTGAGAGGATATTAAATATAATGGGAAGGAGTCCCTATGATTTTATCCTTAATTTTTCGCCAGAAAAGAAAAGGCTTTTCAGAGGAATCTATTACAGATTTCAGAAAGAAGAAGACATAATTAACCTTATAAAAATCCTGAACAAAATACTTAAAAAATACATTAATGTTGAAAATGCCTTTTATACTTTTTACAGTGCTGATCATGAAGATACCTCCAAAGCAATAGAGGCATTCTCAAGATATTGCCTTAGTGTTATAAAAACTACAAATGGTGTTAGACAGCTTTTTCCCCTTCCATCAAATGGAAGTGCCTGTAAGAGAATGAATCTTTTCTTGAGATGGATGGTGAGGAAGGATGAAGTTGACCTCGGCATATGGAAAGGCATTCCTAAAAATAAATTGATTATCCCACTTGATGTCCATATAGCAAGGATTGCCCTGAAACTCGGCCTAACAAAAAGGAAAACACCTGATATGAAGATGGCAAAAGAAATAACAGAAGTTTTAAAAAGGCTGGATCCTGATGACCCTCTCAGATATGACTTTGCACTCTGTCATACCGGAATGATGACTCAGGTAAGAAGATGAATGTTGCCGATTCTCACATTCTTTAAGCCCTGCTCCTGGGCAATTTTTAAATATCTATAGGCATCTACTTTTTTC
Above is a genomic segment from Thermodesulfovibrionales bacterium containing:
- the rpmA gene encoding 50S ribosomal protein L27, with translation MAHKKGVGSSRNGRDSQAKRLGVKVFGGQIVKAGNVIVRQRGTKFHPGLNVGRGGDDTLFALIDGIVKFERKDRERLKVSVYPLPAQN
- the rplU gene encoding 50S ribosomal protein L21 — translated: MYAIIETGGHQFKVSPNMTIKVEKLDAEKAQEITIDKVLAISKDSGELILGKPYIEGASVKAEVIDTKKDKKILVFKKIPRKYHKKLRGHRQLYTYIKIKEIIGG
- a CDS encoding TIGR02757 family protein; amino-acid sequence: MNLNHLKDFLEKVCYNFDYPKRLLNDPVEFPHRYREKEDIEVAGFLSALFAYGRVELFKPVIERILNIMGRSPYDFILNFSPEKKRLFRGIYYRFQKEEDIINLIKILNKILKKYINVENAFYTFYSADHEDTSKAIEAFSRYCLSVIKTTNGVRQLFPLPSNGSACKRMNLFLRWMVRKDEVDLGIWKGIPKNKLIIPLDVHIARIALKLGLTKRKTPDMKMAKEITEVLKRLDPDDPLRYDFALCHTGMMTQVRR